CCAAGAAGTCTAGACTGCTGGCATGTCTGCTGCTGATTTGACCAACCCTCATAGTCTTTGGAGTCTAGTAGTGCCACTGTTTCTGCTGGGCTTGATTGTAGTAGCGGCTGTTGTCTTTGTTCGAGTTAACAGCAAGTAGGAATAGGTTGCATGGTTCTGTCTCTGGCCCAAAGCGCGATCGCCTTACTGTCTGAGTTGGCAGAGCGAGGTGAAATTGACCCTTGGGATGTCCAAGTGATTGAGGTGATCGATCGCTTTTTGAGTGAGTTAACTCCCAGCGATACGGTAGAAATCAGCCGCGCCACCTACCAATCTGACCTGTCTCGTTCTGGGCAGGCTTTTTTGTATGCCTCCATGCTGGTGTTGCTTAAAGCCGACACGTTGGTTCGGGCCGAATCTTCTGAGGTAGAGGTTTTAGATGACGGGGAGTTTCTAGAGACGGATGGGTTCATGGAGGCTCAGATGCCTCTACATTTAGAGCGACGCTTGCGGCGACGGGCTGTGGCAAAACCACCTCAAAACCGCCGAGTGACCTTGCAAGAGTTGATTGAGCAGCTGGAACTGATGGCTGACACCATGAAAGAAGCAGTTCCGCGCACCCGTCCCCGTCGGCCTCGCCCTCAATCGCGCAGCCAAGCAGTCCGGGCGATCGCGCAACTGGCCCACCAAGAAAACCTTTCAGAAGTGGCAGCGGCCCTAGAGCGGTTTCTAGCGACCCAATGGCTAAAAATCTCCCAAGGAGAAGATTGGCTGGACTTTGATTTGCTGTTAGAACTATGGTCTGGTGCGGGTCAGCAAGAATTAGATCTTCCTGGCTTGTCTCATGGCTCGCAGCACAGTACTGGCGATCGCGTTGCCATCTTCTGGGCGCTGCTATTTTTGTCTGCTCAGTCCAAAGTAGAGTTATCGCAGGAGGAGTTTTACCAAGACCTAAAGGTGCGGAGCCTCACAGAGTTACCGATTTTTGCGGTCTCTGAATAAGCTGGATCATCCAGTCAAGACACCACCAGTTTGACCAAGCCTATGACAAGACCAGTTTGACCAAGAATGTAAAAGATCTGTTAGCATCTTGGCGACCCTCAGTCGGTTTTGTCTGGTAGCTGTAAATTTTACCTAGTGGGTACAGCGCGATCGAGATCAATTGAGACAATGGTTGATAGATTGTCTACAACCAAACAGGTTGCATCAATACGCAGATTATTGACAGTGTAGTGGTCTAGGGTGAGAGATAAATATTTATGAAAGCCATGATCCTGGCAGCTGGTAAAGGTACGCGCGTTCGTCCGATTACCTACACCATTCCCAAGCCCATGATTCCAATCCTGCAAAAGCCAGTGATGGAATTTCTTTTAGAACTCCTGCGCCAGCATGGTTTTGACCAGATTATGGTCAATGTCAGCCACCTAGCCCATGAAATTGAAAACTACTTCCGGGATGGGCAGAAGTTTGGTGTTCAGATTGCCTATTCTTTTGAAGGGCGAATTGTAGATGGTGAGTTGGTCGGTGAAGCGCTAGGCTCGGCAGGAGGCATGCGCCGAATTCAAGACTTTTCTCCCTTCTTTGACGACACCTTTGTGGTCATGTGCGGTGACGCCCTGATTGACCTAGATTTGAGCGAAGCGGTGAGATGGCACCGAGAAAAAGGCTCGATCGCGACTGTGATCATGAAATCGGTGCCACGGGAAGAAGTGTCTAGCTACGGCGTAGTTGTGACCGATGAAGAAGGTCGGATCAAAGCCTTCCAAGAAAAACCATCTGTTGAGGAAGCCCTCAGCACCAGCATCAACACAGGTATTTACATTTTTGAGCCAGAGGTGTTGAAGTACATTCCTTCTGGTTGCGAATTTGATATTGGCGGCGAGCTATTCCCAAAACTGGTCGAAATGAATGCGCCTTTTTATGGCGTGACGATGGATTTTGAATGGGTCGATATTGGTAAGGTGCCCGACTACTGGCGTGCGGTACGTGGGGTCTTGCAAGGTGAAATCAAAAACGTGCAGATTCCAGGCCAAGAAGTTGCGCCAGGAATTTATACCGGGTTGAATGTGGCTGTGAATTGGGACAAGGTAGATATCCAAGGCCCAGTCTATATCGGGGGTATGACCCGCATTGAAGATGGAGCCAAGATTGTTGGACCCACCTACATTGGCCCTAACTGCCGCATTTGTGGCGGTGCCACGGTAGATAATAGCGTCATCTTTGAATACTCCCGCCTTGGCCCAGGCGTGCGCTTGGTTGATAAGTTGGTGTTTGGTCGCTATTGCGTAGACAAGACAGGGGCCACAATCGACGTCCAAGCCGCAGCCCTAGATTGGCTAATCACCGATGCTCGCCAAGAGGTTCCTACCCAGCCTCCTCTAGAACGGCAGGCGATCGCACAACTCTTAGGCAAGGACATTAGCGAGATCGGCAAAGACAGCCCAGCGATTCTTTCCTAAAAGGCTGCTTTAAGATCAACGCTGACCCACGCTAAACTTTAGCCAAAATTAAAATCCGACCCTTGTCTAGTTCACATGACACACTTAAGGGTCGGATTTTTGCTGGCTAACTACCGCAATACTAAGGCTACCGCAATATTAAAGTGCCTTGGGCATTCACTCGATAGGCTGTACCAACATAGCCAGTTCGCTCGTACAGAACTTGATGGATATGTTGATCGAGCTTTACCTCGTCCGCAATGCGGGAGCGATAAAAGCTCTTCATTTGTTCTTCAACGCCCATTTCGCTGAGGCGATCGTGCACTCTGGTACTGTTGCCCTCAAAATAAGCAGTTCTGGCAGTCTCGTCTTGGAGAAAACTGACGATTACTGAGAAGGGTACGCCGCCAATCGTTACATACTCCCCCACCACTAAAACCACCAAAAGCCCCAAAGATAGCAGGATGCCTGAGCCAGCTAAGGCGACAATTTGCTGCGGCGATCGCGGCGGCCTAGAACCCGGAGGTTTAGCTTGTTTCTGTAGGGCTTGCTTCGATTGAGGTGTAAAAGCACCCATGATCTCAGACCTCTAGCGATCGCTCCTAATCTAGCCTAGAGGGTGAGAATTTGGGAAAAATTTGCTGGATTCTTGGCAGATGGGCCTGTATAAGATTTCAGGTGCTTCATATCTAGATTGGGTCTAGCAGGACATCCTGCCCAGGGGGATGTTAAATCACTTCGCACTAGTTACCTTGAGATAACTGATGCAATTAGCTGCTCTCATGAGTGGTGTGACGAGGAGATCTGAGTGCAAGCTTCATGAATTTGTCTCTGTTTGGTTTTGTAGCTCTGGCCCTCCGCTGGCGGCGATTTCAATCTGTTTCTGGTACCTATCAAGCTTCTTATGCCCATGATGGTGTTTATACTCAGCAGTTGAGCCACTGGGTCAGATTAGGTCTGGGAATGCTGGGTAGTTCACTGTTGCTACCTGTGGCAACTCAGCCTGTGGTTGCGGCAGAACGCATCTATGTGTCCTATGGCTCCATTGAGCGCTCCATTGCAGTAGACACCTTAGAAACTTATGCCAGAAGCGGCACCATCAATGATGACTTAGCTGCCTACGCGCAATATGCTGACCCCAAACAGCTACAAGATCTGCGAAGATTTCTGCTCGTGCCGATTCAGCTCTCTCCAGTGGCAGTTTCTCAATTTCTCTACACGCCTTCAGGAGAAGCTTTGCTGTCTCGCTTGGGCCAGGTGATCCAAACAGAGGCTCGTCAACCTGGGTTTTACGCCATTCGCTCGGCTTTAATCTTGGCGGCAGCTCAACCAGAAGGCTTAACTTTACTCAATGTTCTCCGGCAATTTCCGACGGATGGCCTGCGGGTGAACTTGGGTCGTAGCTTAGAAATTGCTAGAACCCTAGATGAGTTTGTGGAGCAGACCCAAGAAGCAAGCGCAGCAATTAGCCAGCAAGCCAAAACAGAAGCCGCATTCGCTCCTGTTATTGATTTTTCGGAATTGCCAGATCTGCGACAACCGGGAGGGTTTAAGTGGGAAAAAACCACGATCACTTTAAGCGATCGCACCCGCAAAACCATTCAACGGTTTCCTGATCGCCCATCCATTGAAGTTCCCAGAGAGCGGGTATTTCCAGTTGACGTTTACCTACCTGTGGCAAACGCAACGCAGTCTCAGCAGGGTCAGCTCTACTCAGCGCCACTGATTGTAATTTCTCATGGCCTCGGTTCCGATCGCACAGTCTTTGATTATTTAGCGAAACATCTCGCTTCCTATGGCTTTGCTGTAGCCTTACCAGAGCACCTAGGGAGTAATGCGGGGCGGTTGCAGGCGCTGTTGAGTGGTAGATCTACCGATGTAGCTGAATCTTTTGAGTTTGTTGATCGCCCCTTGGATGTTAAGTATTTACTAGATGAACTAGAGCGACGGTCAAAATCAGATCCCTTAATGCGCGGACGGCTGAACTTACAGCAGGTTGGAGTCGTAGGGCAGTCTTTTGGTGGCTATACAGCTCTTTCCTTAGTCGGGGCAACGCTGAATTTTGAAGAACTCGAACAGAACTGCGTGCGAATCAATGAATCTTTGAATCTATCGTTGTTGTTGCAATGTCGGGCGTTGGAATTGGCGGGGCAAGAATACAAGTTACAAGACCCCCGCATTAAGGCTGCGATCGCAATTAATCCAGTAGACAGTAATCTCTTGGGCGAAGCAGGGTTGAGCCAAATTCAAGTGCCTCTGATGATGGTGACTGCCGATGCTGATACAGTGGCACCAGCGCTACCAGAACAGATTCGCCCTTTCACTTGGTTGACAACGCCAGAAAAATATTTGGTGTTGATGAAGGGGGCAACGCACTTCTCGGCCATTGGCAATTCTGCCACGAATAGTGAGGTGGTGCCTATTCCCCCTCAAGTGATTGGTGAAGCCCCAACGTTGGTTTACCGCTATGTGCAAGCCTTAAGCGTGGCTTTTTTCAAAACTCATGTCACCGATCAACAGCAATTCCGACCTTACTTAACTTCTGCCTATGCCGCTGAAATTAGCCGAGAACCCTTGGAGCTAAATTTGGTGCAGTCTTTCAGTGCGGATCAGCTGACCCAAGCTCTAGATGGCGAAATGACGGAACCTAGAGTGTCGCCAGAGGCTGCTCCTCCTCCCACACCAACCTCTCCTGATGACCCACTACCCACTCCGGTACCCTTAGAGAACCTCGCCCCCACAACCCCTTAGCACTTGTAATCCTGAGCCGATTCTGAGCCAATGTGCCAATCTTGAGTGAGTCATCTAGGGCCAATCATGGATGGATTCTGGGTTGATTAGGGGCGATCGCGCTGTTCAAGATTTGACCAAAGCGCATACAGTTCTAAAGGAATCAATTTTTTAGCTGTCTTGAGATAATTTATCCGTGCCACTGCCTGAGCCTAAGCATCAACAAATTATGGGGGAATTGATTGCACTGCAAGCCCAAGATAGCCAGTGTAATTTATCCCAATTTAGAAGTATCACTAGTGCCGAGCAGTATCAAAAGCTTTATCGCTTATTGCAGCAATATGTAGCGCCAAAAAGTGCGGTTTTAGATTGGGGTTGTGGCAATGGTCACTTTTCTTATTTTCTAGCGCACTTCGGTTATCAAGCTTACGGTTATGCCTTTGAAGACTTTTACTTACGACAAAAGTTAAATCAGTTTGCTTACGAATTTAAGCAAGGCACTCCCACGGATGCGATCGCTATTCCCTACGCAGATCAACAGTTTGATGCGGTGGTTTCGGTCGGGGTTTTAGAGCATGTGCGAGAAACC
This region of Trichocoleus desertorum NBK24 genomic DNA includes:
- a CDS encoding segregation/condensation protein A; the encoded protein is MVLSLAQSAIALLSELAERGEIDPWDVQVIEVIDRFLSELTPSDTVEISRATYQSDLSRSGQAFLYASMLVLLKADTLVRAESSEVEVLDDGEFLETDGFMEAQMPLHLERRLRRRAVAKPPQNRRVTLQELIEQLELMADTMKEAVPRTRPRRPRPQSRSQAVRAIAQLAHQENLSEVAAALERFLATQWLKISQGEDWLDFDLLLELWSGAGQQELDLPGLSHGSQHSTGDRVAIFWALLFLSAQSKVELSQEEFYQDLKVRSLTELPIFAVSE
- a CDS encoding NDP-sugar synthase; translation: MKAMILAAGKGTRVRPITYTIPKPMIPILQKPVMEFLLELLRQHGFDQIMVNVSHLAHEIENYFRDGQKFGVQIAYSFEGRIVDGELVGEALGSAGGMRRIQDFSPFFDDTFVVMCGDALIDLDLSEAVRWHREKGSIATVIMKSVPREEVSSYGVVVTDEEGRIKAFQEKPSVEEALSTSINTGIYIFEPEVLKYIPSGCEFDIGGELFPKLVEMNAPFYGVTMDFEWVDIGKVPDYWRAVRGVLQGEIKNVQIPGQEVAPGIYTGLNVAVNWDKVDIQGPVYIGGMTRIEDGAKIVGPTYIGPNCRICGGATVDNSVIFEYSRLGPGVRLVDKLVFGRYCVDKTGATIDVQAAALDWLITDARQEVPTQPPLERQAIAQLLGKDISEIGKDSPAILS
- a CDS encoding alpha/beta hydrolase; this translates as MNLSLFGFVALALRWRRFQSVSGTYQASYAHDGVYTQQLSHWVRLGLGMLGSSLLLPVATQPVVAAERIYVSYGSIERSIAVDTLETYARSGTINDDLAAYAQYADPKQLQDLRRFLLVPIQLSPVAVSQFLYTPSGEALLSRLGQVIQTEARQPGFYAIRSALILAAAQPEGLTLLNVLRQFPTDGLRVNLGRSLEIARTLDEFVEQTQEASAAISQQAKTEAAFAPVIDFSELPDLRQPGGFKWEKTTITLSDRTRKTIQRFPDRPSIEVPRERVFPVDVYLPVANATQSQQGQLYSAPLIVISHGLGSDRTVFDYLAKHLASYGFAVALPEHLGSNAGRLQALLSGRSTDVAESFEFVDRPLDVKYLLDELERRSKSDPLMRGRLNLQQVGVVGQSFGGYTALSLVGATLNFEELEQNCVRINESLNLSLLLQCRALELAGQEYKLQDPRIKAAIAINPVDSNLLGEAGLSQIQVPLMMVTADADTVAPALPEQIRPFTWLTTPEKYLVLMKGATHFSAIGNSATNSEVVPIPPQVIGEAPTLVYRYVQALSVAFFKTHVTDQQQFRPYLTSAYAAEISREPLELNLVQSFSADQLTQALDGEMTEPRVSPEAAPPPTPTSPDDPLPTPVPLENLAPTTP
- a CDS encoding bifunctional 2-polyprenyl-6-hydroxyphenol methylase/3-demethylubiquinol 3-O-methyltransferase UbiG yields the protein MPLPEPKHQQIMGELIALQAQDSQCNLSQFRSITSAEQYQKLYRLLQQYVAPKSAVLDWGCGNGHFSYFLAHFGYQAYGYAFEDFYLRQKLNQFAYEFKQGTPTDAIAIPYADQQFDAVVSVGVLEHVRETGGDETASLKEIFRLLKPGGYFICYHLPNQYSWIDPIATLVPNKHHHLYRYTRTSIQELCQTVGLDLLAVQRYGVLPRNFWGNLPKSIRTSTAIAQGWNLADTTLSTIFSPFCQNYWFVAQKTSDRHSPIA